A window of Castanea sativa cultivar Marrone di Chiusa Pesio chromosome 1, ASM4071231v1 contains these coding sequences:
- the LOC142630561 gene encoding transcription elongation factor TFIIS-like, with translation MKEAQVFKFLLPKPETDVGMAFFDHQDFKASIMKDGGFEKDSGVPNRKRLIIKFRIPNPKIKTEKTNKDSKPIINKNSGYRERVRKLLTEAFSRVSSETDESISLEIDPVQVVASVESVMFERIGWSNPIKKASYQSILFNLKDPKNPDLRRKVLLGEIKPENLVTMSVEEMASNKRQSENVQIQLKG, from the coding sequence ATGAAAGAGGCACAGGTTTTCAAGTTTCTGCTTCCCAAGCCAGAAACAGATGTGGGTATGGCTTTTTTTGATCATCAAGACTTCAAGGCATCTATCATGAAAGATGGTGGCTTTGAAAAGGATTCTGGGGTTCCAAACAGAAAGAGACTGATAATCAAGTTTCGCATTCCTAATCCTAagataaaaacagaaaaaactaATAAAGATTCCAAGCCCATCATCAACAAAAACTCTGGTTATCGTGAGAGGGTTAGGAAACTTCTGACAGAGGCCTTTTCTAGAGTTTCTTCTGAAACTGATGAGAGCATATCACTAGAAATAGACCCGGTTCAAGTCGTTGCTTCAGTGGAGTCTGTTATGTTTGAAAGGATTGGGTGGTCTAATCCCATCAAGAAGGCTAGTTATCAATCCATCTTGTTCAATCTCAAAGACCCAAAGAACCCAGACTTGAGGAGGAAGGTGCTTCTTGGAGAGATCAAGCCTGAGAATCTTGTAACAATGAGTGTCGAAGAGATGGCTAGTAACAAAAGGCAGAGTGAGAACGTACAGATACAGTTGAAAGGTTGA